CGCAGGTCCGCCCGTCGGCATCTCCCGTCACCCCCTGAGGAGCCCGCCATGCCCCTACCCGTGTCCCGGCGCAGCGTGCTGCGCGGCGCGGTCCTGCTCGGCACCGCCGGAGCGCTCGCGCCGACCCCGCTCCGCGGAACCGCCGCGAGCGCCGCCGCCCCCGGCCCGCCGCTGAGCACCGGCACCACCCTGAGCGCCGGCACCGCCCCGACCACCGGCAACGCCTCCGTCACCGGCCGGGTCGCTCTCGGCCGCATCGACCAACCGGTGATCGCCAACTGCGTCACCTGGGGTGCCCGGCCGCCGTCGTCGCCGGTGAGCGTGGTCGGGAGCCGACCCAACAAGATCATCGTGCATCACACCGCGTTCCCGAACTCGACCGACTACAGCCTGGCCCAGGCATACGCCAACTCGCGCGAGATCCAGGACCTGCACATGGACGGCAACGGCTGGCTGGACTCCGGGCAGCATTTCACCAACAGCCGGGGCGGCCACCTCACCGAGGGCCGGCACGGCAGCCTGTACGCGCTGCTGCACGGTCAGACGATGGTGCAGGGCGCGCACTGCGTGGGGCAGAACAGCCAGGCCATCGGCATCGAGAACGACGGGATCTACGTCGACGTGCAGCCGCCGCAGACGCTGTGGGACAGCCTGGTGGTCTTCTGCGCGTTCACCTGCCAGCAGTACGGTATCCCGGCCAGCCAGATCTACGGTCACAAGGATTTCGCCAGCACCCAGTGCCCCGGCCTGCTGCACGACCGGCTGCCCGAGCTGCGGACCGCCGTCGCCGCGCGACTAGGGTGATTGCTTATATAAGCCATGACTGATACAAAGGGCACCGTGCACGCCTTCGACGTCCTCGGCGACCCGGTACGCCGACGCATCCTCGAACTGCTCGCGCAGGGAGAGCGGAGCGCCGGTGGGGTCTGCGCGGTCATCCAGGAGGAGTTCGGGATCACCCAGCCCGCCGTCTCGCAGCACCTCAAGGTGTTACGGGACAACGGCTTCGCCACCGTCCGCCCGCAGGGCGCCCGGCGGCTCTACGCGGTCGACCCCGCCCCACTGCGCGAGGTCGACCAGTGGCTGGAGGGGTTCCGCCGGTTCTGGACACCCGCGCTGGACGCCCTGGCCACCGAGCTGGCCCGAGGCCGGCGCGAACGGCGGTCGCACACCCCGACGGGCAACCCGACCGAGCACCGGAGCACTCATGATCGAGACGACACACCAGATCAACGCCGTACGGCGGACCGTGGGCAGCCGCACCCTGGAGGCGGGTGAGGCGCGCGTGCTGACCATCAGCCAGACGTACCGGGCGACGCTGGACGACCTCTGGGACGCCTGCACCAACGTCGACCGGATCCCCCGCTGGTTCCTGCCGATCTCCGGCGACCTGCGACTGCACGGCCGCTACCAGTTCGAGGGCAACGCGGGTGGCGTGGTGGAGCGCTGCGACCCGCCGAAGAGCTTCGCCGCCACCTGGGAGATGGGTGACGAGGTGAGCTGGATCGAGGTGCGCCTGACCCCGGAGGGCGACGAACGGACCCGGTTCACCCTCGAACACGTCGCCCACGTCGACGACCAGCGGTGGACCGAGTACGGCCCCGGCGCGGTCGGCGTCGGCTGGGACTCCGGCCTGCTCGGGCTCGCCAGCCACCTGGACGCCGACGGTGGCGGGGTCACCCCCGACCAGGCCGTCGAATGGATCGGCTCGGAGGACGGGCGGCGCTTCATGACGCTCAGCGGCGAAGCCTGGGCCGAGGCCGACATCGCCGGCGGCACCGCACCGGAGGCCGCCCGGGCCGCCGCCGCCCGGACCATCGCCGCCTACACCGGCGCACCACCGGCCTGACCCGGCCGCCCGGGTCACACCGCCGACCGGCACGCGGCCCGGGCACCGTTCCGTCGGCGGAGAGCGCGGGACACCCCGCCTCCCCGCCGGCCCGGCCCGAGGGCTCCCGCCGACCCGGGAATCCCCGCCGACCCGGCCCGGGGCTCCCACCAGCCCAGGAGTCCCCACCGACCGGGGAGCCCCACCGGCCCCGGGATCCCGTCAGCCCGGGTATCCGGCCCGCGGGAGAAATCCCGGCGCGTGTCGTCGGTGCCGGCAGGGAGACTGTGCGGCATGCCGCTGCGCTGTGCCGACGACGTCCTCGCCCGGTCCGCCGCCGGGCACCGGGTGCGCTACCTCTGCTTCTGGGGGCACCGGCCCCGGCGGGACGGCACCGTCGGGCAGAGCTGCCTGAGCCAGTGGTGGCCGGCACCGTTCACCGTCGACGGGCGGCGCTTCGCCACCGCCGAGCACTGGATGATGTGGCGCAAGGCCTTGCTCTTCGACGACGCCGAGGCCGGGGAGCGGGTGCTCGCCGCCGGCCATCCGCAGCAGGCCAAGGCGATCGGCCGGGAGGTCCGTCGCTTCGATCCGGCGGTGTGGGAGGCCGCGCGGTACTCCGTCGTGCTGACCGGCAGCCTGGCCAAGTTCGGTCAGCACGCCGACCTGCGGGGGTACCTGCTCGGCACCGGGGACCGGGTGCTGGTGGAGGCCAGCCCGGTCGACCGGGTGTGGGGGGTGGGGCTGGCCGCCGACGATCCGCGCGCCGAGGATCCGGCCCGCTGGCGCGGCCTCAACCTGCTCGGCTTCGCCCTGATGGAGGCCCGCGACCTGCTGCGCGACGAGACGCCGGCGGCGGGGTGGACCGGTCGACCTGCCCCGGGCGGGGTACGCCCGGGGCGGTAACGTGCGGCGGCATGACCGTCCTCCCGTACGCCCACTGCCACTACTGCGGCGCGGCCTATCCGGCGGACGCCGGCTGGCCCCGGCTCTGCCCGACCTGCGGGGAGACGGTGTGGCGCAATCCCACCCCGGTCGCGGTGGCGCTGCTGCCGGTCCGCACCGACGCCGGCCTCGGCGTGGTGGTGGTCCGCCGGGACATCGAGCCGGCCCGCGGCCAGCTCGCCCTGCCCGGCGGTTTCGTCGAGTACGGCGAGGAGTGGTCCGAGGCGCTGGTCCGGGAGTTGCGCGAGGAGACCGGCCTGGTCGACGAGGCGGAGCGGGCGCGGCTGTTCGCGGTGCACGGCGCACCACGTGGCGGCACCATGATGATCTTCGGGGTGCTGCCGGAGCGACCGGCTTCGGGGCTGCCCCCGTCGAAGCCCACCGAGGAGGCCACCGAGTGGCTGGTCCTCACCGAGCCGGTCGAGCTGGCCTTCTCGACCCACACCCGGGTGTTGGCCGACTTCTTCGCCGGCCGCCCCTGACCGCCGGCCGGCACCGACCCACGACGGCCCACCGGCCCACGACGACCGGCACCGACCCACGAGGCCCACCCGTCCGACGACGACCCGCTGACCCACCGCCCACCGGTCGACGACGGCCCGCCCGTCGACACCGGCCCGCCCGCCCCATCGGCCCCGCCGCGTCGGGGCGGATGGGGTCACGCCGTCGGCGGTCAGACCCGGGCCGGTCGGGGGGCGAACGGGATGCTCGCCGTCGCCTCGGTCACCGGGTCGCCCGCCGGATGCCGCCACAGCCCCCGGGACCGCAGGATCGGCAGCACCCCCTCGCCGAACCAGTACGCCTCCTCCAGGTGCGGATGGCCGGAGAGGATGAACTCGTCGATGCCGAGCGCGTGGTACTCGGCGATCCGGTCGGCGATCTCGGTGTGGCTGCCCACCAGGGCGGTGCCCGCGCCGCCCCGGACCAGCCCGAATCCGGCCCAGAGGTTGGGGGCGACCTC
Above is a window of Micromonospora rifamycinica DNA encoding:
- a CDS encoding peptidoglycan recognition protein family protein translates to MPLPVSRRSVLRGAVLLGTAGALAPTPLRGTAASAAAPGPPLSTGTTLSAGTAPTTGNASVTGRVALGRIDQPVIANCVTWGARPPSSPVSVVGSRPNKIIVHHTAFPNSTDYSLAQAYANSREIQDLHMDGNGWLDSGQHFTNSRGGHLTEGRHGSLYALLHGQTMVQGAHCVGQNSQAIGIENDGIYVDVQPPQTLWDSLVVFCAFTCQQYGIPASQIYGHKDFASTQCPGLLHDRLPELRTAVAARLG
- a CDS encoding ArsR/SmtB family transcription factor, producing MHAFDVLGDPVRRRILELLAQGERSAGGVCAVIQEEFGITQPAVSQHLKVLRDNGFATVRPQGARRLYAVDPAPLREVDQWLEGFRRFWTPALDALATELARGRRERRSHTPTGNPTEHRSTHDRDDTPDQRRTADRGQPHPGGG
- a CDS encoding SRPBCC family protein; translation: MIETTHQINAVRRTVGSRTLEAGEARVLTISQTYRATLDDLWDACTNVDRIPRWFLPISGDLRLHGRYQFEGNAGGVVERCDPPKSFAATWEMGDEVSWIEVRLTPEGDERTRFTLEHVAHVDDQRWTEYGPGAVGVGWDSGLLGLASHLDADGGGVTPDQAVEWIGSEDGRRFMTLSGEAWAEADIAGGTAPEAARAAAARTIAAYTGAPPA
- a CDS encoding NADAR family protein, which produces MPLRCADDVLARSAAGHRVRYLCFWGHRPRRDGTVGQSCLSQWWPAPFTVDGRRFATAEHWMMWRKALLFDDAEAGERVLAAGHPQQAKAIGREVRRFDPAVWEAARYSVVLTGSLAKFGQHADLRGYLLGTGDRVLVEASPVDRVWGVGLAADDPRAEDPARWRGLNLLGFALMEARDLLRDETPAAGWTGRPAPGGVRPGR
- a CDS encoding NUDIX domain-containing protein, whose protein sequence is MTVLPYAHCHYCGAAYPADAGWPRLCPTCGETVWRNPTPVAVALLPVRTDAGLGVVVVRRDIEPARGQLALPGGFVEYGEEWSEALVRELREETGLVDEAERARLFAVHGAPRGGTMMIFGVLPERPASGLPPSKPTEEATEWLVLTEPVELAFSTHTRVLADFFAGRP